A genomic region of Zea mays cultivar B73 chromosome 6, Zm-B73-REFERENCE-NAM-5.0, whole genome shotgun sequence contains the following coding sequences:
- the LOC103629927 gene encoding protein CELLULOSE SYNTHASE INTERACTIVE 1 isoform X3 — protein MAAALAWRFNGTNGGAHGSADLERHTDKVQDSEPQTPMSIVKMGKNRVNVEDEETLSSVAQCIEQLRQSSSSSQEKESSLKQLLDLVQTRDTAFGAVGSHSQAVPILVSLLRSGPSGVKMLAATVLGSLCKEEELRVKVLLGGCIPPLLALLRSKSAESQTAAAKTIYAVSQGGIRDHVGSKIFSTENVVPVLWEQLKISLKNESLVDGLLTGALKNLSKNTEGFWSATVQCGGVDILIKLVSSGQTNTLANTCYLLGSLMMEDSSVCSKVLSGETTKQLLKLLGPGNETSIRAEAAGALKFLSAQSKEARRQIANSNGIPSLINATIAPSKEFMQGESAQALQENAMCALANISGGLSYVISSLGESLESCSSPAQIADTLGALASALMIYDTNAESISASNPVDIEKTLLKQFKPKVPFLVQERIIEALASLYGNPVLCKTLADSDAKRLLVGLITMAATEVQDDLTKSLFALCKKDCDLWQALQGREGVQLLISLLGLSSEQQQECAVALLALLSKENDESKWAITAAGGIPPLVQILETGSSKAKEDSATILGNLCNHSEDIRACVQSADAVPALLWLLKNGSDNGKEIASKTLNHLIHKSDTGTISQLSALLTSDQPESKVYVLDALKSLLSVAPLNDILHEGSAANDAVETMIKILSSPKEETQATSATALAGLFHCRKDLRETHIAVKTLWSVMKLLDMQSNKILTGASCCLAAVFLSIKENKEVAAIGRDALNPLVSLANSSVIEVAEQATRALANLFLDQELSLQVPFEEILFRVTRVLREGTIDGRTHAAAAIARLLQCRTINQPLSDTVNRSGSVLALAGLLEAANGEAAATSEVLDALVLLSRSKASSGHTKAPWAILAENPHTILPLVSCIADAAASLQDKAIEVVSRLCSDLHDVVGGLVSETPGCMSSITRRIIGSNILKVKVGGCALLVCAAKEYCQKQIEVLNDASLYIQLIHSLIGMIHMANTQAENVSSESISDIRISRHSKENNSDGETLCCTAVISGNMIPLWLLAIFSRHDSKTRAELLEMGAVEMLIEKISQNAFQYVGEEDNTSWVCSLLLTLLFQERETIRSNSALHSIPVLSNLLRSDEPAYRYFAAQALSSLVCNGSRGTLLAVANSGAAIGLISLLGCADVDIADLLELSEEFMLVPNPDQIALERLFRVDDIRVGATSRKSIPLLVDLLKPIPERPGAPFLALGLLTQLAVDCPPNMLLMAEAGILEALTKYLSLSPQDATEEATTELLGILFSSPEIRHHESALGVVNQLVAVLRLGGRNSRYSAAKALESLFCADHVRNSESTRQAIQPLVEILSTGMEREQHAAISALVRLLSDNPSRALAVADVEMNAVDVMCRILSSDCSVELKGNAAELCCVLFTNTRIRSTMAAARCVEPLVGLLVSEANPAQLSVVRALDRLLDDEQLAELVAANGAVIPLVGLLYGKNYMLHEAVARALVKLGKDRPACKLEMVKAGVIESILDILHDAPDFLCIALAEMLRILTNNATIAKGPSSAKVVQPLFSLLSKADMGPEGQYSTLQVLVNILEHPECRADYNLTPRQTIEPVITLLNSSPPAVQQLAAELLSHLLLEDHLQKDTVTEQAITPLIQVLSSGLPNLQQRAIKALANLAIAWPNTIAKEGGVFELSKVLLQSDPPLPHVVWESAASVLSSILQYSTEFFLEVPVAVLVQLLRSGTESTVVGALNALLVLESDDSTSAEAMAESGAVEALLDLLRSHQCEETAARLIEALLNNVRIREAKAAKNAIAPLSMYLLDPQTQSQQGRLLAALALGDLFQNEGLARSTDAVAACRALVNLLEDQPTEEMKVVAICALQNLVMYSRANKRAVAESGGVQVLLDLISSSNPDTSVQAAMFVKLLFNNHTIQEYATSETVRVITGLSPHA, from the exons ATGGCTGCGGCGTTGGCGTGGCGGTTCAATGGCACCAATGGTGGCGCCCATGGCAGCGCAGATCTG GAAAGACACACGGACAAAGTTCAAGACTCAGAGCCACAAACTCCTATGTCAATCGTGAAAATGGGCAA GAACCGAGTTAATGTGGAGGACGAGGAGACACTTTCAAGCGTTGCTCAATGTATTGAGCAACTACGACAGAGTTCTTCATCCTCACAGGAGAAAGAGAGCTCTTTGAAGCAGTTATTAGATCTTGTTCAAACTCGTGATACTGCATTCGGAGCTGTTGGGTCACATTCACAGGCTGTTCCGATACTTGTATCTCTCCTTAGGTCTGGACCATCTGGAGTTAAGATGCTGGCTGCCACTGTTCTTGGGTCTCTTTGCAAGGAAGAGGAGTTAAGGGTGAAAGTCTTACTTGGTGGTTGCATACCTCCATTGCTTGCTCTTCTCAGATCGAAGTCAGCTGAAAGCCAAACTGCAGCTGCCAAAACCATATATGCAGTTTCACAGGGTGGGATAAGGGATCATGTTGGATCAAAGATTTTCTCTACGGAAAATGTTGTTCCTGTACTGTGGGAGCAACTTAAAATTAGTCTCAAGAATGAGAGTTTGGTGGATGGCCTTCTAACTGGAGCACTGAAGAATTTATCAAAGAATACAGAGGGGTTTTGGTCAGCAACTGTGCAATGTGGTGGAGTTGATATACTTATAAAGCTGGTTAGTTCTGGACAAACAAATACTCTTGCAAACACTTGCTATCTTCTTGGGTCTTTGATGATGGAAGACTCTTCTGTTTGTTCTAAAGTTTTATCTGGAGAAACAACAAAGCAGCTCTTAAAGTTACTTGGTCCTGGCAATGAGACTTCTATTAGAGCTGAGGCTGCTGGGGCTCTCAAGTTCCTTTCTGCACAGAGTAAAGAGGCCAGACGTCAGATAGCTAATTCTAACGGTATTCCTTCTCTTATAAATGCTACTATTGCTCCATCAAAAGAGTTCATGCAAGGTGAATCTGCTCAAGCATTGCAAGAGAATGCAATGTGTGCATTAGCAAATATATCTGGTGGTCTTTCCTACGTAATCTCAAGCCTTGGTGAGAGTCTCGAGTCATGTTCTTCACCTGCACAGATTGCAGATACTCTTGGTGCATTGGCCTCAGCCTTGATGATATATGACACAAATGCGGAATCTATCAGTGCTTCTAATCCTGTTGACATTGAGAAGACACTTTTGAAGCAGTTTAAGCCTAAGGTTCCTTTTCTTGTGCAGGAGCGCATAATTGAAGCTTTGGCTAGCTTGTATGGTAACCCGGTTCTCTGCAAGACACTAGCAGATTCTGATGCAAAACGCTTACTTGTTGGTTTAATAACCATGGCAGCTACTGAGGTACAAGATGACCTCACGAAATCACTTTTTGCTCTCTGCAAGaaggattgtgatctatggcaagctcTGCAAGGCCGTGAAGGTGTCCAGCTATTGATTTCTTTACTTGGTCTTTCATCAGAACAGCAGCAGGAGTGTGCTGTTGCTCTACTTGCGCTTCTTTCAAAGGAGAATGATGAGAGCAAATGGGCTATCACTGCTGCTGGTGGCATACCTCCACTTGTGCAAATTTTGGAAACTGGATCTTCCAAAGCTAAAGAAGATTCAGCAACCATCCTTGGCAATTTATGCAATCACAGTGAAGACATAAGAGCATGTGTTCAAAGTGCTGATGCTGTTCCTGCTTTACTATGGCTTCTGAAAAATGGAAGTGATAATGGCAAGGAGATAGCTTCTAAAACACTGAATCATCTCATCCACAAATCAGATACTGGAACTATCAGTCAGTTATCTGCTCTTTTAACTAGTGATCAGCCTGAGTCAAAAGTTTATGTTCTGGATGCTTTGAAAAGCTTGCTTTCTGTTGCACCACTTAATGATATTCTACATGAGGGAAGTGCAGCGAATGATGCGGTTGAGACAATGATTAAAATTCTAAGCTCACCCAAGGAAGAGACTCAGGCTACATCAGCAACTGCTCTTGCTGGTCTATTTCATTGCCGCAAGGACCTGCGAGAAACTCATATTGCAGTGAAGACACTTTGGTCAGTCATGAAGCTGCTTGATATGCAGTCTAACAAAATACTAACGGGGGCCTCATGTTGCCTTGCTGCCGTTTTTCTTTCGATCAAGGAAAATAAAGAGGTTGCTGCAATTGGCCGGGATGCCTTAAACCCACTTGTCTCACTTGCAAATTCTTCAGTTATAGAAGTGGCAGAACAAGCGACTAGAGCTTTGGCAAATCTTTTCCTTGATCAGGAATTGTCCCTCCAGGTGCCTTTTGAAGAAATTCTCTTCCGTGTAACACGTGTACTAAGAGAGGGAACTATTGATGGAAGAACTCATGCAGCCGCAGCAATAGCTCGTCTTTTACAGTGCCGAACTATTAATCAGCCACTTTCAGATACTGTTAACCGCTCTGGGTCTGTCCTTGCTCTAGCTGGGCTCTTGGAAGCTGCAAATGGTGAAGCTGCTGCAACATCAGAAGTTCTTGATGCACTGGTGCTGTTGTCGCGATCAAAGGCGTCAAGTGGGCACACCAAGGCTCCCTGGGCAATTCTTGCAGAAAACCCCCACACAATACTTCCCCTTGTTTCATGTATTGCTGATGCTGCTGCCTCCTTACAAGATAAAGCTATAGAAGTTGTGTCAAGGCTCTGTTCCGACCTACATGATGTTGTCGGTGGTCTGGTTTCTGAAACTCCAGGTTGCATGTCATCCATCACACGGCGCATCATTGGCTCCAACATTCTTAAAGTTAAAGTTGGTGGTTGTGCTCTTCTCGTCTGTGCTGCAAAAGAGTATTGTCAGAAGCAAATAGAGGTTCTGAATGATGCAAGTCTGTATATTCAactaattcattctttaattggTATGATCCATATGGCAAACACGCAAGCTGAAAATGTCAGCAGTGAAAGCATATCAGATATTAGAATTTCCAGACACTCCAAAGAAAACAACAGTGATGGTGAAACTCTGTGCTGTACTGCTGTCATCTCAGGCAACATGATTCCACTATGGCTACTTGCTATCTTTTCTCGTCATGACAGCAAAACAAGAGCAGAACTCCTGGAAATGGGAGCAGTTGAAATGCTCATCGAGAAGATTTCACAAAATGCATTCCAATATGTG GGTGAAGAAGATAACACCTCATGGGTCTGTTCCTTGCTTCTCACTTTGCTATTCCAAGAAAGAGAGACAATTCGATCAAACTCAGCATTGCATTCCATTCCTGTGCTCTCAAACTTGTTAAGGTCAGATGAGCCAGCATACAGGTACTTTGCGGCACAAGCTTTGTCAAGTCTGGTCTGCAATGGTAGCAGAGGAACTCTTCTGGCTGTTGCGAATTCTGGGGCAGCCATTGGACTTATATCTTTGCTTGGATGTGCTGATGTTGATATAGCTGATCTTTTGGAATTATCAGAGGAATTCATGTTGGTGCCTAACCCTGATCAAATTGCATTAGAGAGGCTATTCAGAGTTGATGATATCAGGGTTGGTGCAACTTCTAGAAAATCTATTCCTCTTCTTGTTGATCTACTTAAACCCATTCCTGAAAGACCTGGTGCTCCTTTCTTGGCCTTGGGTCTTCTGACCCAGTTAGCCGTTGATTGCCCCCCAAACATGCTGCTAATGGCTGAAGCTGGAATCCTAGAAGCACTTACCAAATACTTATCTCTTAGTCCACAAGATGCAACAGAAGAAGCTACAACTGAATTGCTGGGCATTCTTTTCAGTAGTCCAGAAATAAGGCACCATGAATCAGCACTTGGTGTTGTTAACCAACTTGTGGCAGTCCTTCGTCTAGGAGGAAGGAATTCACGTTATAGTGCCGCGAAGGCATTAGAGAGTTTATTTTGTGCTGACCATGTGAGGAACAGTGAGTCAACTAGGCAGGCTATCCAACCGCTTGTGGAGATTCTGAGTACTGGCATGGAGAGGGAGCAGCATGCAGCTATATCAGCCCTTGTTAGGCTTCTTTCTGACAATCCTTCAAGAGCACTTGCGGTTGCGGATGTTGAGATGAATGCTGTGGATGTTATGTGCCGGATTCTTTCTTCTGATTGTTCAGTGGAGTTGAAAGGAAATGCTGCGGAACTATGCTGTGTTCTATTTACCAACACAAGGATCCGTTCCACAATGGCAGCAGCTCGTTGTGTGGAACCCCTGGTTGGTTTACTGGTTAGTGAAGCTAACCCTGCCCAGCTTTCTGTGGTTCGTGCATTGGATAGGCTTCTAGATGATGAGCAACTAGCAGAATTAGTGGCAGCAAATGGAGCTGTCATTCCTCTTGTGGGGCTTTTGTATggcaaaaactacatgcttcatgAGGCAGTTGCTAGAGCTTTGGTGAAACTTGGAAAGGACAGACCAGCTTGCAAATTGGAAATGGTCAAGGCTGGTGTAATTGAGAGCATTCTTGATATTCTCCATGACGCTCCAGATTTTCTTTGCATTGCATTGGCAGAAATGCTTCGGATTTTGACAAACAATGCTACCATAGCAAAAGGTCCATCCTCAGCCAAAGTAGTACAACCTCTTTTCTCTTTGCTTTCCAAGGCGGACATGGGTCCTGAAGGGCAGTATAGCACATTGCAGGTTCTTGTGAATATTTTGGAGCATCCTGAATGCCGTGCTGATTATAACTTGACACCTCGCCAAACTATTGAGCCAGTGATAACCTTACTGAATTCATCTCCACCAGCTGTACAGCAATTAGCTGCAGAACTCCTATCACATCTTCTTCTAGAAGACCACCTCCAAAAGGACACAGTAACAGAGCAGGCGATTACTCCTCTTATTCAAGTTCTTTCTTCAGGTTTGCCAAATTTACAGCAGAGAGCTATAAAAGCTCTAGCTAACCTTGCAATAGCTTGGCCAAATACGATTGCCAAGGAGGGTGGTGTTTTTGAGTTGTCTAAAGTGTTGTTGCAATCTGACCCGCCTTTGCCGCATGTTGTGTGGGAATCTGCAGCATCTGTATTGTCTAGCATTCTACAGTACAGTACTGAGTTTTTCCTTGAGGTACCTGTTGCAGTACTAGTGCAATTGCTCAGGTCAGGAACTGAAAGCACTGTTGTCGGTGCTTTGAATGCCCTTCTTGTATTGGAGAGTGATGACTCAACAAGTGCAGAAGCAATGGCTGAAAGTGGTGCTGTGGAAGCATTGCTTGATCTCCTGAGGAGTCATCAGTGTGAGGAAACTGCTGCCAGACTAATTGAGGCATTGCTGAACAATGTAAGAATAAGGGAGGCAAAGGCTGCTAAAAATGCTATTGCACCATTGTCCATGTACCTTCTGGATCCACAGACACAATCTCAACAGGGAAGATTGCTTGCTGCTCTTGCTCTTGGTGATCTTTTCCAAAACGAAGGTCTTGCTCGTTCTACTGATGCTGTTGCAGCATGCCGCGCTCTAGTCAATCTTCTTGAAGATCAACCAACTGAAGAGATGAAAGTGGTAGCAATATGTGCCTTGCAGAATCTAGTCATGTACAGCCGAGCAAATAAGAGAGCAGTTGCAGAATCCGGTGGTGTCCAGGTCCTGCTGGATCTTATCAGTTCAAGCAATCCTGACACTTCTGTTCAGGCAGCAATGTTTGTCAAACTTCTATTCAATAATCACACTATCCAGGAATATGCGACCAGTGAAACAGTCAGAGTTATAACTG